The following are encoded together in the Pseudidiomarina andamanensis genome:
- a CDS encoding S9 family peptidase, giving the protein MRQFIIPMVLGLSALTTQLMVAPATAQEAAKTLQAEDIFALEWANDVQISPNGRYVVYVRHGFDIMKDNTKRALWLVDTETGSHTPLFDDQHSYSNPSWSPDGSKLAFSSNRDGRNQIHVYYMATKTSSAITEVTESPRQFSWSPDSKHLAFLMNVAAEKTEYAKAVKKPKAPKGAKWAKPPVIVERTYYQRDGAGVLPDTYSQIFVVPSDGGSARQLTSGDFSHNGPLAWVDGGKALVFSANRNDDWEYQVNESDLWKVAVQDGALTQVTDMPGREWSPVTSPNGEQLAFLHRGNEAIPYHNAKLRIMDLDDNDQRELLSDFDRSVDSPQWISNDRLAIQYADRGRYKLAEVRFNGNRNEWVDDVGGVSVSRPYMSGMFSVAAGGDKIAYTRGSSYRPADVAVFDIPRRGAAKPQSFTALNDDVLGHRKLGKVNEFTYNSSYDDTEIHGWYITPPDYDPNKKYPLLLEIHGGPHLAYSPMFAAEQQRYAAEGYIVFYNNYRGSTSYGAEHALKLDGFYSSERDHADHMSGIDVLIDKGMVDPNNLFIAGGSAGGIATAYAVGLTDRFNAAAATNPVINWISKTLTADSYLGQITNQFPAMPWEDYAHYWKRSPLSMVGKVNTPVMLFSGENDRRVPMSEIEQFYQALQLRKVDTAMVRVPDASHGVTARPSNMIAKIEHTLAWFKLYHKK; this is encoded by the coding sequence ATGCGACAATTTATAATTCCTATGGTGCTGGGTTTATCAGCATTAACCACGCAACTAATGGTTGCGCCAGCAACCGCGCAAGAAGCCGCAAAAACCCTTCAAGCGGAAGATATTTTTGCGTTGGAGTGGGCGAATGATGTGCAGATTTCGCCAAACGGCCGCTACGTGGTATACGTGCGCCACGGCTTTGACATCATGAAGGACAACACCAAGCGCGCGCTATGGTTGGTGGATACCGAAACTGGTTCGCATACGCCACTGTTTGATGATCAGCATTCCTACAGTAATCCAAGCTGGTCTCCAGATGGTTCAAAATTAGCGTTTAGCTCAAATCGAGATGGTCGCAATCAGATTCATGTGTATTACATGGCAACAAAAACCTCAAGCGCGATTACTGAAGTTACCGAAAGCCCCCGTCAATTTTCATGGTCTCCAGATAGCAAGCACTTGGCATTCTTGATGAACGTTGCAGCCGAGAAAACCGAATACGCAAAAGCGGTTAAAAAACCGAAAGCGCCAAAAGGTGCGAAGTGGGCGAAGCCACCAGTCATTGTGGAGCGCACGTACTATCAACGTGACGGTGCCGGTGTACTTCCTGATACCTATAGTCAAATTTTCGTGGTGCCAAGTGATGGCGGTTCAGCGCGTCAACTAACCAGCGGTGATTTTAGTCACAACGGGCCGTTAGCTTGGGTAGATGGCGGTAAAGCACTTGTCTTTAGTGCCAATCGTAACGACGACTGGGAATACCAAGTCAACGAATCTGATTTGTGGAAAGTTGCCGTGCAAGATGGCGCTTTGACCCAAGTGACCGATATGCCAGGACGTGAATGGTCGCCAGTCACTTCACCAAATGGTGAGCAACTGGCATTTTTGCATCGTGGCAATGAAGCCATTCCATATCACAATGCTAAGTTGCGGATTATGGATCTTGACGATAACGACCAGCGTGAACTGCTCAGCGACTTTGATCGCTCAGTTGATAGCCCGCAGTGGATCAGCAATGACCGCTTAGCCATTCAATATGCCGATCGTGGTCGTTACAAGCTCGCTGAAGTTCGTTTTAATGGCAACAGAAATGAGTGGGTGGATGACGTTGGTGGTGTTTCGGTCAGTCGTCCATACATGAGCGGGATGTTCTCTGTTGCCGCAGGTGGTGACAAAATTGCCTACACGCGCGGTTCAAGCTATCGCCCAGCAGATGTCGCGGTGTTTGATATTCCACGTCGCGGCGCGGCCAAACCACAAAGCTTTACGGCGTTGAACGACGATGTACTCGGCCATCGCAAGCTGGGTAAAGTGAATGAGTTCACCTACAACTCAAGTTATGACGATACTGAAATTCATGGTTGGTACATCACGCCACCAGACTACGATCCGAATAAAAAATATCCGCTGTTGTTAGAAATTCATGGCGGTCCACACTTAGCTTACAGCCCGATGTTTGCTGCCGAGCAACAACGCTATGCTGCAGAAGGCTATATTGTGTTCTACAACAACTACCGTGGCAGCACGTCGTACGGTGCAGAGCATGCACTGAAGCTCGACGGATTTTATTCATCAGAGCGCGATCACGCAGACCATATGTCAGGCATTGATGTGTTAATTGATAAGGGCATGGTTGATCCAAATAACCTGTTTATTGCCGGTGGTTCAGCAGGTGGTATCGCAACTGCTTATGCGGTTGGCTTGACGGATCGTTTCAATGCTGCAGCGGCAACGAACCCGGTGATTAACTGGATTAGTAAGACGCTGACCGCAGATAGTTACTTAGGCCAAATCACCAATCAGTTTCCAGCAATGCCGTGGGAAGACTACGCGCACTATTGGAAGCGTTCGCCGCTATCTATGGTGGGTAAAGTCAATACGCCAGTGATGCTGTTTAGTGGTGAAAATGATCGTCGCGTACCGATGTCTGAAATTGAGCAGTTCTATCAAGCATTGCAGTTACGCAAAGTAGATACCGCGATGGTACGTGTTCCGGATGCATCGCACGGGGTAACCGCGCGTCCATCAAACATGATTGCGAAAATTGAGCACACGCTGGCGTGGTTTAAGCTTTATCACAAGAAATAA
- a CDS encoding Na+/H+ antiporter NhaC family protein yields the protein MSWMSVLPPLVAILVVFWRKEVIVALLLAIMTSELLLTVQSGESILLAFTATIERIVAVFGSASNTRILVFSLMVGALLAYIRESGGVAATVETLLARGLGKTKRSASLMTVFTGVFVFIESNLSVLTAGILSRGLFEKLGMSRARLAYLIDSTSAPVCILILLNGWGAYVLGMIEQQGLPGSSVSTLWATIPYNFYALVTLSIVFYTAFSGKVYGPMRTVEQQPQPHQDIPEHVPSDSKARYMLVPLAVMVFGMVAFMFGTGGGDITQGDGSKSVLYATALACVVAYIMLLVSRRNSHQQLVDIGFKGMSELLPLVSIVLLSLALGSSLRELGTGIFLANLVGDFLPLYLIAPMLFLTGALISFTTGTSWGTFAILIPIAAPMIIALDLPAPLLLAAVLGGGVFGDHCSPISDTTAVSALASGCDLLEHVRTQLPYALTAGAATLILYVIASLMMI from the coding sequence ATGAGTTGGATGTCTGTTTTACCACCACTTGTCGCCATTTTGGTGGTGTTTTGGCGAAAAGAAGTCATTGTCGCACTACTACTCGCCATTATGACGTCTGAATTGCTACTGACTGTGCAAAGTGGCGAGTCAATTTTACTGGCCTTTACCGCGACCATTGAACGCATTGTTGCCGTTTTCGGTTCGGCCAGTAACACCCGCATTTTGGTTTTTAGTTTGATGGTAGGTGCGCTACTCGCCTACATCCGCGAATCCGGTGGTGTTGCGGCAACGGTAGAAACATTACTTGCGCGCGGTTTGGGTAAAACCAAGCGCAGCGCCAGTTTAATGACCGTGTTTACCGGTGTTTTTGTATTTATTGAGTCCAATTTGAGTGTGCTTACGGCAGGTATTTTGTCACGTGGGTTGTTTGAAAAACTTGGCATGAGCCGCGCACGCCTAGCGTACCTAATTGATAGCACCAGCGCCCCAGTGTGTATTTTGATATTACTGAACGGATGGGGTGCCTACGTGCTTGGCATGATTGAACAACAGGGTTTGCCTGGTTCATCGGTCAGCACGCTTTGGGCTACCATTCCTTATAACTTTTACGCGCTCGTTACACTGAGCATCGTGTTTTATACGGCTTTTTCGGGCAAAGTATACGGGCCAATGCGCACCGTTGAGCAGCAACCGCAACCGCATCAAGATATTCCAGAACATGTCCCAAGTGACAGTAAAGCGCGCTACATGTTGGTGCCGCTAGCGGTCATGGTATTTGGCATGGTTGCCTTTATGTTTGGCACCGGTGGCGGCGATATTACCCAAGGCGACGGCTCAAAATCGGTTCTTTATGCAACGGCGCTGGCGTGTGTGGTGGCGTATATCATGTTGTTGGTTAGCCGACGCAATAGTCATCAACAACTGGTTGATATCGGCTTTAAGGGCATGAGCGAGTTATTGCCTCTAGTCAGTATCGTTCTGCTCTCATTGGCTCTTGGTAGCAGCCTGCGTGAGTTAGGTACCGGCATCTTTTTGGCAAACTTAGTCGGTGACTTCCTACCGCTTTACTTAATTGCGCCGATGCTATTCTTAACTGGGGCTCTGATATCGTTTACCACCGGCACGTCGTGGGGAACTTTTGCAATTTTGATTCCTATTGCGGCGCCAATGATTATCGCGCTTGATTTGCCAGCACCGCTGCTATTGGCTGCCGTATTAGGTGGTGGTGTATTTGGTGACCATTGTTCACCAATTTCAGATACCACGGCAGTATCAGCTTTGGCTTCTGGGTGCGACCTACTCGAGCACGTGCGCACGCAACTGCCTTATGCGTTAACCGCGGGTGCTGCCACACTGATTTTATATGTTATTGCTAGCTTGATGATGATTTAA
- the alr gene encoding alanine racemase, which translates to MTNGVHFRPTRAEIDRDALHHNARIARQLAGQARLLGVVKADGYGHGVLTVAEAISEHVDAFAVAFIDEAIVIRNAGFQHPIVLLEGCFSEAELPVCAHYNFQPVVHQQQQLDAILMARLVRPLSVWLKVDTGMHRLGWAPADIQRVNDELKASPQVGSVTLMSHFANAEKQAHPLNDKQLELFEDVCAQTESKLDMSLATSAALVSSAIDMSQHNGHWIRTGILLYGDNPVEKALPLPEPLKPVMRLIAPVIAIREVAKGDTVGYGGTWKAERPSRIATIAIGYADGYPRHAKNGTPVVICGHEVPLAGTVSMDMITVDVTDFAEIVVGDEAELWGPNLSVARVAKHAGTISYDLLTNVSARVPRNSR; encoded by the coding sequence ATGACTAATGGTGTGCACTTTCGCCCTACTCGCGCTGAAATCGATCGCGATGCTTTACATCATAATGCCCGTATTGCGCGCCAGTTAGCTGGCCAAGCACGCTTATTAGGTGTAGTGAAAGCTGATGGCTACGGACATGGTGTTCTTACGGTTGCTGAAGCAATCAGCGAGCACGTGGATGCTTTTGCGGTCGCCTTTATTGACGAGGCCATTGTGATCCGAAACGCAGGATTCCAACACCCTATTGTGCTGCTTGAAGGTTGTTTCAGTGAAGCTGAACTACCGGTTTGTGCGCACTACAATTTCCAACCCGTGGTGCATCAACAGCAGCAACTCGATGCCATTTTAATGGCACGCCTTGTTCGTCCATTGTCAGTGTGGCTCAAGGTTGATACCGGCATGCATCGATTAGGCTGGGCGCCAGCTGACATCCAACGCGTTAACGATGAATTAAAAGCTTCGCCACAAGTGGGTAGCGTGACGTTAATGTCACATTTTGCCAACGCAGAAAAGCAAGCACACCCATTAAACGACAAGCAGTTAGAGCTGTTTGAAGATGTCTGCGCTCAAACTGAATCAAAATTAGATATGAGCCTTGCGACCTCGGCAGCGCTGGTGAGTTCAGCGATTGATATGTCGCAGCACAACGGCCACTGGATACGCACGGGCATTTTGCTGTATGGCGATAACCCAGTAGAGAAAGCACTGCCACTACCAGAACCGTTAAAACCGGTGATGCGCCTGATTGCGCCAGTTATTGCCATTCGTGAAGTCGCCAAAGGTGACACGGTTGGTTATGGCGGTACCTGGAAAGCCGAACGCCCTAGCCGTATCGCCACAATTGCGATTGGTTACGCCGATGGCTATCCACGCCATGCGAAAAACGGCACGCCGGTCGTGATTTGTGGCCATGAAGTACCGCTTGCCGGCACGGTTTCCATGGATATGATTACCGTTGATGTCACCGACTTTGCAGAAATTGTCGTAGGCGATGAAGCGGAATTATGGGGACCGAACTTGAGTGTTGCGCGGGTGGCAAAACACGCTGGTACCATTAGCTACGATTTACTCACCAATGTATCAGCGCGCGTGCCGCGAAACAGTCGTTAA
- a CDS encoding cytochrome ubiquinol oxidase subunit I, with protein sequence MFESWFSQADAVLLARFQFAFTIAFHIIFPAFTIGLASYLAVLEGLFLKTRNPVYQKLYRYWLKIFAVAFGMGVVSGIVMSYQFGTNWSVFSDKAGPVIGPLMGYEVLTAFFLEAGFLGVMLFGMNKVGERLHYFATLMVAVGTAISAFWILSVNSWMQTPAGFTMNEQGQYVVTSWLEAIFNPSFPYRLAHMLLAAYLTTAFVVGAVGAWHLLKDKSSQAARKMFSMAMWMALIVAPLQVFVGDLHGLNTQEHQPAKVAAMEGHFKSEAQAPLYLFGLPNEETAEVDYAIKIPGLASLILKHDIDATVTGLDAFPRDEWPPVPIVFWSFRIMVGIGVLMVLIGLWSGYLRLRNQLYESRTIHRAALLMGPLGFVAVIAGWIVTEVGRQPWVIYGLLRTSDAASPIDAVGVGASLIAFIVVYFLVFGAGTVYIIRKMAGRPEHTDIPEYARVPMAAERLYHEED encoded by the coding sequence ATGTTCGAAAGTTGGTTCTCACAGGCAGATGCGGTATTGCTTGCTCGGTTTCAATTCGCATTCACCATTGCCTTTCACATTATCTTCCCTGCCTTCACCATTGGTTTAGCCAGCTATTTGGCAGTACTTGAAGGCTTATTTCTAAAAACTCGCAATCCAGTGTACCAAAAGCTTTATCGTTACTGGCTGAAAATCTTTGCTGTCGCATTTGGTATGGGTGTGGTCTCCGGTATTGTGATGAGCTATCAGTTCGGAACCAACTGGTCGGTGTTTTCCGATAAAGCTGGCCCAGTTATTGGCCCGCTGATGGGCTATGAAGTTCTAACCGCCTTTTTCTTAGAAGCGGGATTCCTGGGCGTCATGTTATTCGGGATGAACAAGGTTGGTGAGCGCTTACACTACTTTGCGACGCTGATGGTTGCAGTGGGTACCGCTATCAGTGCCTTCTGGATTTTATCGGTCAATAGCTGGATGCAAACGCCTGCCGGTTTCACCATGAATGAACAAGGTCAGTACGTTGTAACGAGCTGGCTTGAAGCGATATTTAATCCGTCGTTTCCGTATCGACTCGCGCACATGTTACTAGCTGCTTACTTAACCACTGCGTTTGTGGTGGGCGCTGTCGGCGCTTGGCATTTGTTAAAAGACAAGAGCTCACAAGCGGCGCGTAAAATGTTCTCCATGGCAATGTGGATGGCGCTGATTGTTGCCCCATTACAAGTCTTTGTTGGTGATCTACACGGTTTAAACACTCAAGAACATCAGCCAGCGAAAGTTGCAGCCATGGAAGGTCACTTCAAGTCTGAGGCTCAAGCGCCGCTGTATTTATTTGGCTTGCCAAACGAAGAAACCGCTGAAGTGGATTACGCGATTAAGATCCCCGGTCTCGCCAGCTTGATATTGAAGCACGACATTGATGCCACGGTGACTGGTTTAGACGCTTTTCCACGCGACGAATGGCCCCCAGTTCCAATTGTATTTTGGTCGTTTCGAATCATGGTTGGCATTGGCGTGCTGATGGTGCTTATTGGCTTATGGTCGGGGTATTTACGACTACGCAACCAACTTTATGAATCGCGCACCATTCATCGTGCCGCTCTATTGATGGGACCACTTGGATTCGTCGCAGTGATCGCAGGATGGATTGTGACCGAAGTTGGTCGTCAGCCTTGGGTGATTTATGGTTTGCTACGCACGAGTGATGCGGCTTCACCCATTGATGCCGTTGGTGTTGGTGCCAGCTTAATTGCCTTTATTGTGGTGTATTTTTTAGTGTTCGGCGCAGGCACAGTGTACATCATACGGAAAATGGCAGGTCGCCCTGAACATACCGATATTCCCGAATACGCGCGCGTGCCAATGGCCGCCGAGCGCCTGTATCACGAGGAGGACTAA
- a CDS encoding TonB-dependent receptor, translating to MRLNALTLAVTTALITTPHISFAQDTSTAVDEVIQVSATRTSQPASSIAATVTVIDGEEIREQLAVADSLSDVLGNLVPAFSPSRQKLTSAGETLRGREPLYLIDGVPQSNPLRNGSRASYTIDPLMIERVEIIHGASAIQGMGASGGIINIVTKSATNGSEQEFVAGLTTSPEEVSDGLSYRAGYLTRHVSGDWQVVAGAQLRSTGMYVDGNGDFIGTDVTQGDTQDSESFDLFTKVGYNIDDQQHIELMVNYFNLQGNGDFSPMTGNRAEGIAAISVKQPSEGDPAENKVTTATLTYKNKSVLGADLNWQVFLQDFSALYGGGRYATFQDPAYGDDIFDQSRNDSNKFGSRLTMNWNALADSPVDLSAGVDYLRDTTFQELAQTNRKWVPETTFDNWAPFAQLRYQQDGLTVSGGLRYEYGKLNVDDFTTLYTYNSTFVEGGEPSFNELLPNLGVVYAFTDSVRAFASYSEGFSMPDVGRVLRGINTPDLSVDSFLDLQPVIADNREVGVEYRGQAIRTSLSYFTSESDLGARLQPNEDGIFSVARERTEIDGIEFSASYALSNTTSFDLNYADTDGEYDSDADNVVDTQLGGRNIAPRRMNVSWQQQWTDMVNTRLQVNHLFDRDIYTGEQAINNFEGYQTVDLQMNYDSPDYGLFTVGIENLLDEYYLTYYAQTAGADRTNFAGRGRTVSINWFYQF from the coding sequence ATGCGCCTTAACGCTTTAACGCTAGCTGTTACTACAGCATTGATCACCACACCACATATATCTTTCGCACAAGATACATCGACAGCCGTTGATGAAGTGATTCAAGTATCTGCAACCCGCACCTCGCAGCCAGCGAGCAGCATTGCTGCAACAGTTACTGTGATTGATGGCGAGGAAATTCGCGAACAGCTGGCTGTCGCAGACTCATTGTCGGATGTTCTTGGTAATTTAGTTCCTGCCTTTTCACCATCACGCCAAAAGCTCACGAGCGCAGGCGAGACGTTACGTGGGCGTGAACCACTCTATTTAATTGATGGTGTGCCACAGTCCAACCCATTACGTAATGGGTCACGCGCAAGCTATACCATTGACCCGCTGATGATTGAGCGCGTTGAAATTATTCACGGCGCTAGTGCCATTCAAGGTATGGGTGCAAGTGGCGGTATTATTAATATCGTGACGAAATCAGCAACGAACGGCTCAGAACAAGAATTTGTAGCAGGCTTAACAACCTCACCAGAAGAAGTTAGCGATGGTTTGAGCTACCGCGCAGGTTATTTAACGCGCCACGTATCAGGCGATTGGCAGGTTGTTGCTGGCGCGCAGTTGCGTAGCACTGGCATGTACGTAGACGGCAATGGTGACTTCATTGGTACCGATGTCACCCAAGGTGATACCCAAGATTCTGAAAGCTTCGATTTGTTCACCAAAGTCGGCTACAACATCGACGACCAACAGCACATTGAATTGATGGTGAACTACTTCAACTTGCAAGGTAACGGTGATTTTTCACCGATGACTGGTAACCGAGCTGAAGGTATCGCTGCCATTTCTGTGAAACAGCCAAGCGAAGGTGACCCAGCTGAAAACAAAGTCACGACTGCTACGTTAACTTATAAAAATAAATCAGTGTTAGGCGCTGATTTGAATTGGCAAGTGTTCTTACAAGACTTCTCGGCACTATACGGTGGCGGACGCTATGCCACCTTCCAAGATCCTGCTTATGGCGACGATATTTTCGATCAATCACGTAACGACTCGAACAAGTTCGGTTCACGTTTAACGATGAATTGGAATGCGTTAGCAGATTCGCCGGTTGATTTAAGCGCCGGTGTCGATTACTTGCGTGACACAACCTTCCAAGAACTGGCTCAAACCAACCGTAAGTGGGTGCCAGAAACAACGTTCGATAACTGGGCACCCTTTGCACAATTGCGTTATCAGCAAGATGGACTCACCGTCAGTGGTGGTTTGCGTTACGAATATGGCAAGCTCAATGTCGATGATTTCACGACGCTCTACACTTATAACAGCACCTTTGTTGAAGGTGGCGAACCATCATTCAATGAATTATTACCAAACCTCGGTGTGGTCTATGCCTTTACTGACTCAGTGCGTGCGTTTGCGAGTTACTCAGAAGGTTTTAGCATGCCTGATGTTGGTCGTGTGCTGCGTGGTATTAATACCCCTGATTTAAGTGTTGATAGCTTCTTAGATCTGCAGCCGGTGATTGCCGATAACCGTGAAGTGGGTGTTGAATATCGTGGTCAAGCGATTCGCACAAGCCTCAGCTATTTCACTTCTGAGTCAGATTTAGGCGCACGTTTACAACCAAACGAAGATGGCATTTTCTCAGTTGCTCGTGAGCGCACTGAAATTGACGGTATCGAGTTCTCAGCAAGCTATGCACTGTCGAACACCACCAGCTTTGATTTGAACTATGCAGATACCGACGGTGAATATGATAGCGACGCCGATAACGTGGTCGATACACAATTGGGTGGCCGTAACATTGCACCACGTCGTATGAATGTAAGCTGGCAGCAGCAATGGACCGATATGGTCAACACGCGTCTGCAAGTAAACCATTTATTCGACCGTGATATCTACACCGGTGAGCAAGCCATCAATAATTTTGAAGGCTATCAAACCGTTGATTTGCAGATGAACTACGATTCACCAGATTACGGTTTGTTCACTGTGGGTATCGAGAACCTATTGGATGAATATTACCTGACCTATTATGCGCAAACTGCTGGTGCTGATCGCACTAACTTTGCTGGTCGTGGCCGTACAGTGAGCATCAATTGGTTCTATCAATTCTAA
- a CDS encoding amidohydrolase family protein, protein MQRYIIRAFTLLLLAGVSACQPQAELAPQAVKPSGYAVHGVNVVELTRTDGSVRNNQTILVEGDRITAVGDTASLSVPENYQHIDGTGKYLLAGLAEMHGHVPPASGFGQYPDRYLDDVLFMYVANGVTTVRGMLGYPHQLQLKQDIADGKRIGPTLYLAGPSFNGNSIESPKQATQRVIDQRDEGWDLLKVHPGLTLAEYQAMAKTARDANMEFGGHVPTDVGLEEALKAGQRTIDHLDGYLEAIDATNRAASKYEIDYLVALSLRHNVAVVPTQALWATIIGAADKEALKTYPEIKYVPQQVRDGWFSYLTEPTLGYFNQDNAMVQQQNRQRLIKALYDGGVPMIFGTDAPQLFSVPGFSAMHEIRMLRDAGIPTAGILHSATVAAGEYFASKDKFGAIAEGQRADFILLNENPLITPDTLAKNAGVMVAGQWLDRATIDARLADIAKAYTASADTEQ, encoded by the coding sequence ATGCAACGTTACATTATTCGTGCTTTCACACTGCTGTTGTTAGCCGGCGTTAGTGCCTGCCAACCTCAGGCAGAATTGGCTCCGCAAGCAGTTAAGCCAAGTGGTTATGCCGTTCACGGGGTCAATGTTGTTGAACTGACTCGCACAGATGGTTCGGTGCGCAACAATCAAACGATTCTGGTTGAAGGCGACCGTATTACCGCCGTTGGTGATACCGCAAGCTTGTCGGTGCCAGAAAATTACCAACATATTGACGGTACGGGGAAGTATTTGCTCGCCGGCTTAGCAGAAATGCATGGGCATGTGCCGCCAGCGAGTGGCTTCGGTCAATATCCGGACCGCTACCTTGATGATGTGCTGTTTATGTATGTTGCCAACGGTGTAACGACCGTTCGCGGCATGCTCGGTTACCCGCATCAACTGCAATTAAAACAAGATATTGCCGACGGCAAACGTATTGGCCCAACACTTTATTTAGCGGGCCCTAGCTTCAACGGCAATAGCATTGAATCACCAAAGCAGGCAACACAGCGCGTCATTGATCAACGCGATGAAGGCTGGGATTTACTCAAAGTGCATCCAGGATTAACGCTGGCCGAATACCAAGCCATGGCAAAAACGGCGCGTGATGCGAACATGGAATTCGGTGGTCATGTGCCGACTGATGTGGGTTTAGAAGAAGCCTTAAAAGCTGGTCAACGCACAATTGACCACCTTGACGGTTATCTTGAAGCTATTGATGCAACCAATCGAGCCGCATCAAAATATGAGATCGATTATTTAGTAGCCCTCTCACTGCGCCACAACGTCGCGGTGGTGCCAACTCAAGCACTGTGGGCAACCATTATCGGCGCGGCGGATAAAGAGGCTTTAAAGACGTATCCAGAAATTAAATATGTACCACAGCAAGTTCGTGACGGTTGGTTTAGTTATCTAACCGAGCCAACGCTGGGTTACTTCAATCAAGACAATGCCATGGTGCAGCAGCAAAACCGCCAGCGCCTCATCAAAGCGTTATATGACGGTGGTGTACCCATGATTTTTGGTACCGACGCTCCGCAATTGTTCAGTGTTCCAGGATTCTCAGCCATGCATGAAATTCGCATGTTGCGTGACGCTGGCATTCCGACAGCCGGCATATTACACAGCGCGACGGTTGCGGCGGGTGAATATTTTGCGAGCAAAGATAAATTCGGAGCGATTGCTGAAGGTCAACGCGCAGATTTCATCTTGCTCAATGAGAACCCACTAATCACACCAGATACGCTAGCTAAAAATGCAGGGGTAATGGTTGCGGGGCAATGGCTCGATCGCGCCACCATTGATGCGCGTCTAGCAGACATTGCAAAGGCTTATACCGCATCAGCTGATACTGAGCAATAG
- a CDS encoding YqaA family protein — protein MYVTLFVAALLSATLLPGSSEVLLATLQTQGYAVGSLWLVATLGNTLGSCVNYALGRYALHWQHHRWFPVSPTQLEKGQAWFGRYGKWSLLLAWLPVVGDPITLFAGIMRLHLGVFLILTAIGKAARYAVILGLLLSIS, from the coding sequence ATGTATGTGACCCTTTTTGTTGCCGCATTATTATCCGCCACACTATTGCCTGGCTCATCGGAAGTTTTGCTGGCGACGCTACAAACGCAAGGTTATGCGGTGGGTTCGTTATGGTTAGTGGCAACGCTTGGCAATACGTTGGGTTCATGCGTGAACTACGCGCTCGGCCGTTATGCATTGCATTGGCAACATCACCGTTGGTTTCCGGTATCACCGACGCAATTAGAGAAAGGGCAGGCGTGGTTCGGGCGCTATGGGAAATGGAGTTTGCTACTAGCTTGGTTGCCTGTGGTTGGTGATCCTATCACCCTATTTGCGGGTATCATGCGGCTTCACCTCGGCGTATTTCTTATTCTCACTGCCATCGGTAAAGCCGCACGTTATGCGGTTATTCTTGGACTATTGCTCAGTATCAGCTGA
- a CDS encoding TIGR00645 family protein: MERFIENLMYSLRWLLAPIYLGLSLAVLLLGVKFFQELVHVFPNILEIKEVDLILLTLTLIDIALVGGLLVMVMLSGYENFVSTLNINNDTEKLSWLGKIDSGGLKNKVAASIVAISSIHLLKIFMNAQNIDHETIKWYVIIHLTFVGSAFAMGYLDKVTRKQGDF; this comes from the coding sequence ATGGAACGATTCATTGAGAACCTAATGTACAGTTTGCGTTGGTTATTGGCGCCAATTTATTTGGGTTTGAGTCTCGCGGTGTTACTTCTTGGTGTGAAATTCTTCCAAGAATTGGTGCATGTATTTCCCAACATTCTTGAAATCAAAGAAGTCGATCTTATCCTCCTGACCCTGACGCTCATTGATATTGCATTAGTCGGTGGATTGCTGGTGATGGTGATGTTAAGCGGTTACGAAAACTTTGTCTCCACGCTGAACATCAACAACGACACAGAGAAGCTTTCGTGGTTAGGCAAAATTGATTCAGGTGGTTTGAAGAACAAAGTGGCGGCTTCAATCGTCGCAATTTCATCTATTCACTTGCTAAAAATATTTATGAATGCGCAAAACATCGACCACGAAACAATCAAATGGTACGTGATTATTCACCTAACGTTTGTTGGTTCGGCGTTTGCGATGGGCTACTTAGACAAAGTAACCCGTAAACAAGGTGATTTTTAA